The DNA region AGCTTTTTCAAACACAAGATATAATGACAATGTAGCTGATAGAAGAAATGGTCAACCTGATACGATTTGGTATAGTTACTTTGATATTGAATAAATGATCACCACGTATTGATGACTTGTTTAACTTAGGAACACCTCTTTTTGCTAGAACAACCACGTCGCCAGGTTGAGTACCAGGAGGTATCTGAAGTTCACTAATCCCATCAACTGTCTTGACCTGTCAATGCATGTTTTCAAAAAATCAGACATTTATGACATTGAACTATGAGAAAGAACTAAGGAGAGAAAACTTTCACAAATACTAAAACCTCAAACCTAGCTTGTCCTTGTTATTCTTAATTTATGTGCCCTTGTCTAATCAATTGATCTCCCCTAGTTGGCTTATTCCTGTGCCATCTTCACGTTTTCTGGTTGTACTCATAATTCTAAACTTAGATCAGATTGGCCATGAGAGGAATATTACAACATAGACCTAATCAGTAGTTTGAAATTTTCCTAATAATTTAATTTGGGATAACTGATACTGAATCAAATCTTTAACACAATCTCAAAGATCAGTTGGGATTCTCATCAGCATACTTGCACTGCAGAATAATCTTTCCATGGGAAACTTTTCAAATCTGTATTGATCAATCTGTTACTTTTCATCAGCATATCTTTCcaattttcctttctttatcttaaTGTGTTTCATCGTCCTTGAGGATTCCTATTCAAAATTGTTTCTTTCTAATGCAAAACTATGTGGATGAAATACTTTATTCTGCCTTCAAATAGTATGGCAAACCATTCTAATTCTcaaaaagaaagtatttaatgGAAATTGCAATTAATCATGCAACTAAAAAACCAAGACCAAGCTTAAATATTATCAGTTACGAGAGAGAGGTTCTGACTTATAGAATACTTCCGTGAGTACTTGGGTATTAATAGGTATAGGTCAGTTTTTGAGGAGAGGATAAAATGTAGCTCTGATACAATGTCATGAAGCACCCAAGGAGAGCTTGTCCATTAACTTGAGAATCCCAACCACTAATCTTACATACTTAGGTCCAAATTAATAATAACTCACTCATTTAAGCTGTATAAACTCATTAGCCGACCAGTTTCACAAGACTTAAGTGAGGTGTTACAAAGCAAGACAAAGACAAGAGGAGCATCCACTGAGTTTGGCTGATTTCCATGAAGCAGTCCATGATGACCAGGAAAAGCCAGTTGGCAGGAACAATAGAACAAACTTGTAGGCATGAGTAACACACACTTCCCTGCCTGAAGCAATAATGCCTCATTTTGATCATGAAACCAAAAAAGAACACAAAGTGAGCAAATCTAAGTGGAGTTCAAGTCTTTGTATAGTCACCTAACATAAAAAGGGCAACctagtgcacgaagctcccatcaACGTGGGATCCCGGGGAAAGGtctattgtacgcagccttaccttgtTTTCCAAAAGGTTGTTTATGAGACTCAAACCCGTGACTTCTAGGTTACACAACAATAATTTAATCATTGTACCAAGACTCCGCTTCATAGTCAGTACTTAACATGACCATTTAAAATGGAAACTATGACAAGCCCTTGCATTAGAAGTCTCAGTACACACAATTCTAATGCAACCTTTCTCATTTCCCTTTCATCGCCTAGACAATTCATTAGACATAAATGTGCACTAGATTTTCTAAGAGAAGGTAATCATTTTATTGAGCGACAGTGAATGCATTTGAACTTGGTCCAATTTCTCTAGCGatagtaaaataaaaattaaaaaagaagttCAGGCATCACCTTAACAGTTGTCCCTAAGATAGCTTCAATGTAATTAATGGTAACAATTGAGGATAAGTTAATGCCATCCCGTTGAATTTCAGGAATTTCTTCAATGTCCAGGAATACATAAAGATCACCAGGTGGACCCCTTAAAACAACAAAAGTGCAACATGTTAGCCATTAGCCAATTCTAATAGAAAATAGTGCAGTATAGTTAGTCACCATGTCAGAAAATCAATGTGTAAGAACAATTTAACACTACCCCGGAGAAAAAGTGGCTGGAGAAAAAGTGGTGTGCTTGGGAGCAAATCGTTGTCTGGAATAAATGCATCTATGACATATTACACATACAACTTCAGCTAATGCAAAACATGTAGTTTGACTAAGGCTCACTTTAACGTACCCACAATAAGGCTAATGTAAAACCTGCCATAACAGTCACTCGTTCAACCTGAAATTATTCAAGAGCCATAGTCCCCAGTAACACAGATCTGATCAATATCATTTTTAGTCAGATTCATGCATGAAAGCTATTGGTTTCATACTTCCTAAAAGCTGAATGAGCTTGGTCAAACCACACTATAAGAAGATAAGAGGGGAGTGCTTttaaataataacaacaacaagtTTCAACCAATAGTCGTAATCCTTTTTAAATTTGGTCTTTTTTTCTAGAAATTGCAATATCATTTAAATATCTTTTAATTGTGTTCATTTTTCTAGACATCCCTCTTCCCCTCTTATTGTTCCTCATTGATTTGAATCGTAAAACTATGAAATCTACAAATCATCTTTCAACATAGTTAGTACTAAACTTATTTCATCATCTATGAGCTTTCAGCACATTATATGATTGAGAAAATTGAACTAAAAGCAGGTGTAAATATCCTCTCTCTTTTTACTCAAAATTAGATAAATGATCACTTAACATCATAGCATGGTCGGTCTGATTACACTTGTTGCAGAATTCAATTAGATTGTTTGGATTCAAGGTGAATGACAGGAACAAAGGAACTTAAGTTTACTTCAAATTTTGATCCCATGAGAGCTAGATTCTTAAGTTTCTGATTACACTATTGGGCCAAGAACCTAGTAAGAATGATAGCTGATGTATGAGTTGAACTAACACCAAACCCCGGATGATTGTTGTCCATAGAAGCACATACGCTGTACTTTTAATATCTTAAGAGCCCATTTACCATGACAGAGAGAGGAGAGCACCAATTTTGAGGTGCTCTCCCCTAGTTACCTGTCTTAGATTCAGGCAGAGAAGAACCATTTTCCTTCTCTGCAGACCATCACACTTTAGATATGAAGGATACAGATTTCTGAACTAAGGAAGAACCAGAcacaaaattttcaaacaaatgaAGAATACATAAATTAATCCTGGTAAATAGATTCCGATACCCTTTTGGTCCTGCATCACCTTCACCCCTTACACGAAGAGTACTGCCTTTGCTAACACCTGGTGGGACTTTTACATTGATATCCTTTCTAACGCGTATGCGTCCTTCCCCAGCACACTTCTGGCAGTATTCTGAAATAATTTCACCTTCTCCCCCACAAGATGGACAAACAGAAACCTAGGGAGGAGCAGAAACTTAGTGCAAAGGACATTAGCTTTCATGCAATGAGCTTCACACATAGTTGCATACAAGAAAACTGCAGTAGCATGTACGATAGACTCATAATTGAGACTAACATGACTTATCATTGTTGTTATTGTTTATGACTTTCTGTAAGCTAAAATTCATTTGAAGTAATGCCAATCAATGGTCCCTATaaaatgtcatatcataaatGCATAGTCAAAATATGTGCCCTAATACTGAAGCAGAAGCTGAACAAATCAAGTTGGTCCATCATCACTGAACAATATAAAGAGATCTGGAGTTAGCATCACTTCCAATGTGCCTCTTGCTTTGCTTAACTAAATAAGAGTTAATTAAAACAACAATCCAGTATTACATGCTAATACAACATCACAATTTTTGAATTTCTTAaccataatttttaattgaaaccaaaattttcaaATGCAATTACTATGATGTTTCACAGATTCTTAATTCCGTTTCccaaattttcattatttatcacataaagttctgattTCCCTAAAGTTATTAGATTCACCATGTTATCATCAAACCATGTGAGTCCCATCTATCTAAAAGTCGTTGGATTGCGCCCAACCAAATGTGCACTAATGAGCAGAAGCAACTATATGATAAAAAGGTACTTGCAAACCTGGGAGAACATTCCAAAGGGTGTTTGCTCAGTTCGCATTACTTGACCTCTACCACCACAAGTTGAGCATATTCTCATCTTGGAGCCAAGTTTCGATCCTGTACCAGTGCAGATATCACACGTCTCCAAATGAGACAATACAATTTCCTTTTCTGCTCCAAAGATAGCCTCTGAAAACTCCAAAGTTATGTCATACCTAAGAATATTCCAAGTATCAGTTAATAACTCTGTAATGCAATCTCTTTTTCTTATAAATGTGGGTAGCTGGATGAATCTGATAAGGATTGAGGTAGAACCATAAATCAATATAAAGCTGTGTAGCATAGTAAATAATTGAATATAAAAacttaatccaagacaaatgagtTCTCTTACTGCATGTGCTAAATGACAATACATAAGAGCTAGTAACAAATACATCTTTATTAACCTGAACACATTATCTTAGGTTCAAGAATCAGTCCAAAGTCAAATGCACTAGCATGAAGCATAACTAAAAAATGCTAGAATTATAATTTCAAAACACGAAAATTGTCATAATATCTTTAATGTAGCTTACCGTAGATCTTCTCCCTTTGTAGCAGCACCACGTCTACGTGTTCTAAATGTAGTTTGATCCATACCAGAGAAACCACCCATGCTCGCACCAAAAAAGGTCTCAAATAGGTCAAAAGGATTGGTCTGCGAGTAAGGGAAGAcatgaaaaatatttaataatttcacTTCATATATCTAAATATTTTAGTGATCGTCGGCAAAGTTATCATCACCACAAATTATTTGAATGCTGGCATAAATCCTTTGGCTACAAAATTCTATATTGTGGATAGGTAAGAATGAAATCATAGTCACAACTCATTACCGTGTATGCTCCAGTTGAACCACCTACCCCGCTCTTCACTCCAGCTTCACCATATTGGTCATACAAAGCCCTCTTTTTATCATCTGACAGCACCTTTTAAACACATAAGCAATACCATGAAGAGGGGGAAAAAAACCATATTATAACTAAACTGTTAAAACATAACATACTTATATATGTAAATGACAGGATTTTATAATAGCCAATTGCAAAATCCAGACCAAATTTGTGAAGGATCTGATACAATTCATAGGTATACAAATTGGACATATATAGTATTTGCACTACAGCATGAGAGGAAATATTAGGAGTATCAGAATTAGTATTAATAATCATAATGTTAAATTACATGTTGATTGATATAATGATAGATATACTAGAAGCATGGTTGAAAAAAGTCATCATAAGGTTTCAAATATaggtaaaaaaaaactaaagaagtAACAAGAGTAtaccaaaaattaaataaactcgAGTAATAAAAAGTACCTCATAAGCAGTGCttatttctttgaatttttctgTTGCTCCAGCTTGTTTATTGACATCAGGGTGATACTAAACATAACAAACCAAAAAAATTCAGCACACTGTTGTGGATGAGGCATAAAGGATTCACAAGTGAATTTT from Zingiber officinale cultivar Zhangliang chromosome 4B, Zo_v1.1, whole genome shotgun sequence includes:
- the LOC121976320 gene encoding chaperone protein DnaJ-like isoform X2, which codes for MALALSSASFLVAPSRPTSSPSSPSSVGACRTAHFRSLSFRPPRRKKPRWRRAADGFSRFVIASSDYYSTLGVPKSAGIKEIKAAYRKLARQYHPDVNKQAGATEKFKEISTAYEVLSDDKKRALYDQYGEAGVKSGVGGSTGAYTTNPFDLFETFFGASMGGFSGMDQTTFRTRRRGAATKGEDLRYDITLEFSEAIFGAEKEIVLSHLETCDICTGTGSKLGSKMRICSTCGGRGQVMRTEQTPFGMFSQVSVCPSCGGEGEIISEYCQKCAGEGRIRVRKDINVKVPPGVSKGSTLRVRGEGDAGPKGGPPGDLYVFLDIEEIPEIQRDGINLSSIVTINYIEAILGTTVKVKTVDGISELQIPPGTQPGDVVVLAKRGVPKLNKSSIRGDHLFNIKVTIPNRISGKERELLEELASLSSNSVPRASSRSNIKTQIDTTKSQTITEARDSEKEQSNQNDFWQPLKDFVGSVANGALKWLKDNL
- the LOC121976320 gene encoding chaperone protein DnaJ-like isoform X1 — translated: MALALSSASFLVAPSRPTSSPSSPSSVGACRTAHFRSLSFRPPRRKKPRWRRAADGFSRFVIASSDYYSTLGVPKSAGIKEIKAAYRKLARQYHPDVNKQAGATEKFKEISTAYEVLSDDKKRALYDQYGEAGVKSGVGGSTGAYTTNPFDLFETFFGASMGGFSGMDQTTFRTRRRGAATKGEDLRYDITLEFSEAIFGAEKEIVLSHLETCDICTGTGSKLGSKMRICSTCGGRGQVMRTEQTPFGMFSQVSVCPSCGGEGEIISEYCQKCAGEGRIRVRKDINVKVPPGVSKGSTLRVRGEGDAGPKGGPPGDLYVFLDIEEIPEIQRDGINLSSIVTINYIEAILGTTVKVKTVDGISELQIPPGTQPGDVVVLAKRGVPKLNKSSIRGDHLFNIKVTIPNRISSGKERELLEELASLSSNSVPRASSRSNIKTQIDTTKSQTITEARDSEKEQSNQNDFWQPLKDFVGSVANGALKWLKDNL